The following are from one region of the Peromyscus leucopus breed LL Stock chromosome 18, UCI_PerLeu_2.1, whole genome shotgun sequence genome:
- the LOC114683558 gene encoding olfactory receptor 6C3-like, with the protein MRNHTVITEFVLLGITDDPEHRLVLFIFLLITYILSLTGNVTIIILTLLDSHLKTPMYFFLQNFSFLEIIFTSVSIPRFLGSIITKIKTISYNNCLAQLFFFISTGVSEFFLLTAMSYDRYVAICKPLHYTTIMSQKVCTLLVLTSWLAGFLTIFPPLMLILKLDFCASNVIDHFSCDYFPILQLSCSDTRSLEMIGFYFAFVTLLFTLALVILSYICIISTILRFPSASQRKKAFSTCSSHMIVISMSYGSCIFNYVKPSAQERASLTKAVAVLNTSIAPMLNPFIYTLRNQQVKRAFKDLFYKVAFYRSK; encoded by the coding sequence atgAGAAACCACACTGTGATCACAGAGTTTGTGCTCTTGGGCATAACAGATGATCCAGAACATCGACTTgtacttttcatctttttattaataacttaTATACTAAGTCTCACTGGGAATGTAACCATCATCATCCTTACCTTGCTAGACTCTCACCTAAAGACTCCTATGTATTTCTTCCTCCAGAATTTCTCCTTCTTAGAAATTATATTCACCAGTGTTTCCATCCCCAGATTTTTGGGGTCAATAATTACTAAAATCAAGACAATTTCCTATAACAACTGTTTGGctcagttatttttcttcatctccACGGGGGTGTCTGAGTTCTTTCTTCTAACTGCTATGTCTTATGATCGCTATGTCGCCATCTGCAAACCACTGCATTACACCACCATCATGAGCCAGAAAGTTTGCACCCTTCTTGTCCTCACTTCATGGCTGGCAGGATTTCTGACCATCTTCCCACCACTCATGCTGATCCTCAAGTTAGACTTCTGTGCTTCTAATGTCATCGATCACTTCTCCTGTGACTACTTCCCCATCTTACAGCTCTCCTGCTCAGATACAAGGAGTCTAGAGATGATCGGCTTTTACTTCGCTTTTGTCACTCTGCTGTTCACGTTGGCGCTAGTGATCCTGTCATACATCTGCATCATCAGCACCATTCTGAGGTTCCCATCTGCCAGTCAGAGGAAAAAGGCTTTCTCTACCTGTTCCTCTCACATGATTGTCATCTCTATGTCCTATGGAAGCTGcatttttaactatgtgaaaCCTTCTGCACAAGAAAGGGCAtcattaacaaaagcagtagCTGTTCTCAACACATCAATTGCTCCCATGTTGAATCCCTTTATTTATACCTTGAGGAACCAGCAAGTAAAACGAGCTTTCAAAGACTTATTTTACAAAGTCGCATTTTACAGAAGCAAGTGA